Proteins encoded in a region of the Zea mays cultivar B73 chromosome 2, Zm-B73-REFERENCE-NAM-5.0, whole genome shotgun sequence genome:
- the LOC103646035 gene encoding B3 domain-containing protein Os02g0683500, translating to MEFASSSSRFSREEDEEEEQEEEEEEEEASPREIPFMTAAATADTGAAASSSSPSAAASSGPAAAPRSSDGAGASGSGGGGSDDVQVIEKEHMFDKVVTPSDVGKLNRLVIPKQHAEKYFPLDAAANEKGQLLSFEDRAGKLWRFRYSYWNSSQSYVMTKGWSRFVKEKRLDAGDTVSFCRGAGDTARDRLFIDWKRRADSRDPHRMPRLPLPMAPVASPYGPWGGGGGGGAGGFFMPPAPPATLYEHHRFRQALDFRNINAAAAPARQLLFFGSAGMPPRASMPQQQQPPPPPHPPLHSIMLVQPSPAPPTASVPMLLDSVPLVNSPTAASKRVRLFGVNLDNPQPGTSAESSQDANALSLRTPGWQRPGPLRFFESPQRGAESSAASSPSSSSSSKREAHSSLDLDL from the coding sequence ATGGAGTTCGCGAGCTCTTCGAGTAGGTTTTCCAGGGAGGAGGACGAGGAGGAAGAGcaggaggaagaggaggaggaggaggaggcgtctCCGCGCGAGATCCCCTTCATGACAGCGGCAGCGACGGCCGACACCGGAGCCGCCGCCTCCTCGTCCTCGCCTTCCGCGGCGGCCTCATCGGGTCCTGCTGCTGCCCCCCGCTCGAGCGACGGCGCCGGGGCGtccgggagcggcggcggcgggagcgACGACGTGCAGGTGATCGAGAAGGAGCACATGTTCGACAAGGTGGTGACGCCCAGCGACGTGGGGAAGCTCAACCGGCTGGTGATCCCGAAGCAGCACGCGGAGAAGTACTTCCCGCTGGACGCGGCGGCCAACGAGAAGGGCCAGCTGCTCAGCTTCGAGGACCGCGCCGGTAAGCTCTGGCGCTTCCGCTACTCCTACTGGAACAGCAGCCAGAGCTACGTCATGACCAAGGGCTGGAGCCGCTTCGTCAAGGAGAAGCGCCTCGACGCCGGCGACACCGTCTCCTTCTGCCGCGGCGCCGGCGACACCGCGCGGGACCGCCTCTTCATCGACTGGAAGCGCCGCGCCGACTCCCGCGACCCGCACCGCATGCCGCGCCTCCCGCTCCCCATGGCGCCCGTCGCGTCGCCCTACGGCCcctggggcggcggcggcggcggcggcgcgggcggtTTCTTCATGCCGCCCGCGCCGCCCGCCACACTCTACGAGCACCACCGCTTCCGCCAGGCCCTCGACTTCCGCAACATCAACGCCGCGGCCGCGCCGGCCAGGCAGCTCCTCTTCTTCGGCTCAGCCGGCATGCCCCCGCGCGCGTCCatgccgcagcagcagcagccgcctcCGCCCCCGCACCCGCCTCTGCACAGCATTATGTTGGTGCAACCCAGCCCCGCGCCGCCCACGGCCAGCGTGCCCATGCTTCTCGACTCGGTACCGCTCGTCAACAGCCCAACGGCAGCGTCGAAGCGCGTCCGCCTGTTTGGGGTCAACCTCGACAACCCGCAACCAGGCACAAGTGCGGAGTCAAGCCAAGATGCCAACGCATTGTCGCTGAGGACACCGGGATGGCAAAGGCCGGGGCCGTTGAGGTTCTTCGAATCGCCTCAACGCGGCGCCGAGTCATCTGCAGCCTCCTcgccgtcgtcatcgtcgtcctcCAAGAGAGAAGCGCACTCGTCCTTGGATCTCGATCTGTGA